The Immundisolibacter sp. region GTCTGCACTACACGGCGCTCAACTTGCAACCCTGGCAGCCGGCACCGGATCAGTATTCCTACCACCCGCACCCGCTGGGCGAGCTGTGGCTGGACCTCGAACGCAGCGCGGATGCCGCGGGATACCAAATATTCAGCGCGCAGGCACCCAGCCGTGCATTTGCCGATGGGGCCGCGCGTCTGGCAAGTGCTCCGCGCCATGTCGCACCCGCCGATTTGGCCGACTTCGCCCGCCTCACTGACAGCACCGACGTGGCAACCCTGGGCCCGCTTGACCTCAATGCCGTTGCCGGTATGTCCGGGCGTCCGCTGCGGCCGGAAATGCTGGGCACTGCCACGGCTGACCTGATCGGCTTTGCCAGACTTGATCAATGCCCGCCAGATGATCTGCCCTGGCTGATTGAGACCCTGTTCGCCGCCGCACACAAAGCGGTGTATCTGATGGTGGACCGGGCAGCCGCACAGGAACCGGCGAACGACGACGCCTATTGGCGATGGCTGCTGCAGCGAGTCGCCCGCCGTCATCCCGGCCGCTGTTGGCGGATTGACCTTCTGGATGCCGCGGGCCACTGCCAGCGCAGCCTTGTGGCCGACTTTGCCGCGCGTAGCGGCCGCCCAAACGTGTGGCTGCTATACGGCAAGCACGCTGGCGACAACGCCCAGCTTGACGTGCTCGCCGCCGAGCTCGCCTGGCCCACGCAAGTGCGGCGTTTGCACTTTTCGATACTGTCGCGCTTGCCTGGCTGGCTCAAAGGGGCCAGCCGTTGCGGCCTGCAAGGCAGCAATCCAGCGCTGGCGCCACCGTGGCCGGGCCTCGTGCTCGCCGCCGGACGGCGCAGCGGCAACGTCGCCCGCTGGATCGTGCGTCAAAGCGGTGGTTCCACCCGCAGTGTACTGATCGGGCGGCCCAGGGCGCCGCTAGCGGCGTTTGATCTGGTGCTGACCACGCCGCAATACGGCCTGCCGGCGCGCAGCAATGTGCTGCACCTACCGGTTCCGCTAGGTCGACTGGCAGCACCGGACGCCACCCTGCTGGACCAGTGGCGCGAACGCTGGTCGGCTCTGCCACGGCCATGGATCGGCCTGCTGGTCGGCGGCGACCGGGCGCCGTACCGGCTCGACCCGGCCACCGCCAGACGCCTCGGCGAGGCGGCGAGCACGCTGACCACGACCACCGGCGGCAGCCTGTTAGTCACCACCGGACCTCGCACTCGCCCGGCGGCTGCAGACGCGTTATTCGCGGCCCTACCGGCGTCGGCCTTCCGACACCGCTACGCGGCTGAACAAGCGGACAATCCTTACCCCGCTGTGCTTGCACTGGCCGATCAGTTCCTGGTCACCAGCGACAGCGCCTCAATGCTGGGCGAGGCCGCTGCAACCGGCAAACCGCTGGCCGTATTTCCGCTCCCCGCTCAGCGCAGGCCCGTCCAAGGCTTGTTTCGCTGGCTGGAAAGCCGCCTCGGCCTGATCGAACGCGCTGTCGGCAGTCGCGGAACAGCGCGCCAGCAAAACGCCCTGGGTCGCGCCTACGACCGCCTGCTTGCAGCCGGCATCGTCAGTCGCGAACGCGATCTGGCGGCGCTGCGACAGGCACTGGGCGTGGTTACCCTTCCTGAGGAACCGGCACCACCACTGCTCAGCCCGGCCCTGCTCGGCCGCGCCCAGCGTGAAGGCGTGGAGCGGGTGCGTGAATTGCTTGCCGCCGGACACACCAAACCCTGATCCATGCCCGACCTTCGTTACCTAGACCAGAAATGCCTGGATGCGCTCGACGCCGCGTATTTTCAGGCTCGCCGGCCGTTTCCGTGGATCAATCCGGACGCGCTGCTGACCGCAGAAGCGTTTCAGATCCTGCATGAAACGCTGCCGGATGTGAGCCTGTTCGAGCAGAAATTCGGCGCCGAGCGTAAACACGGCCAGCAAAGTCACGACCGCTATGCCCTGGATTACAGGCCCGATCTTCCGCTGGACACCGTTTGGCACGATTTTGTGGCCGAGCTGAACAGTACGGCCTACCAGGTCTTCCTCAGGCGTATGCTCGGCGTACGCAGCGTCAGCCTGTCCTACCACTGGCACTACACGCCAAACGGCTGCTCGGTGTCGCCGCACTGCGACGCCAAACGCAAGCTCGGTTCACAAATTTTCTATTTCAATACTGAACAGGACTGGGATTCGTCGTGGGGTGGGGAGACGCTGCTATTGGGGGCCGGCCATGCGCTAAAGCCGGACTCGGCCCCAGGGCTGGAGGACTTCACGCGGATCACCGCCAGCGAGGTTATCGGCAACCGCAGCCTGCTGTTCGCCCGGACCGACCACTCATGGCACGCGGTGCGGGAAATCCACTGCCCGCCGCAGGCCCTGCGCAAGGTGTTCATCGTGGTTATCGAGACCGGTGGCGTCGCCGCCTGGTGGCGACGTAAACGCGGGCCGAGCCGCTATTGAATACCGCCGCCAAGGTGCCGCGCCTGGCCTTGCTGATCTCGGGCCTGGGCCTGGGCGGCGTACAGCGCACCATGCTCACTCTGGCCGGTGGCCTGGCCGACCGCGGCCTGGCCGTCGATCTGCTGGTTCCGGATGATCGTGGTCCGTTTCGACGTCTCATACCGGCCAATGTGCGTCTGGTGAACCTGTCCCGGTGGTGGCTTCGCGTGCCCGTGATCCGCGCCCGCAAACGGCGCAAGGCGCTGCTGATGGCGCCGGCCATCGCCGATTACCTGCGCCGGGAACGCCCGGACGCACTGCTGAGCGCCTCCCATTACGTGAATTTGGCCGCCCTGTGGGGCCGCGAGCTCGCCGGCACCGGCACCCGCCTGGTCATCAGCCAGCGCACGCAGCTGTCAGTGGCCATCACCAACAGCAAACTGCCGCTGCTGCGACGCCGGCCCCTGCTGGCCTGGATGACGCGCCGTTACTACCCGCGCGCCGATGCCATCGTGGCGGTATCCGATGGTGTTGCCGATGATCTGGCCGAGGTCGCCCACCTCCCGCGCCCACGCGTCGTCACCGTCTACAACCCGACCGATCTGGCCTACATCGCCACCCGCGCCGCGGAACCAGCGCCGCACCTGTGGCTGGAAGACGGCGGCGCACCGGTCATCGTCGCCGTCGGTCGCCTGGCGGCACAAAAGGACTTCACCACTCTGCTGCGGGCCTTTGCGCAGATGAAGGCCACCCGCCCTGCGCGGTTGCTGATCCTGGGTGAGGGCCGCCTGCGGCCGCAGCTGGAGGCGCTGGCCCGGGAGCTCGCTATCAGTGACGTCGTGGCGTTGCCCGGCTACGCCGAAAACCCGTTCGCGGCCCTGGCGCGGGCCCAGCTGTTCGTCCTTTCGTCCCGCTACGAGGGCCTACCGGGGGCGCTGATCCAGGCGCTGGCCTGCGGCTGCGCGGTGGTCAGCACCGACTGTCCTTCGGGACCACTGGAGATACTGGATCATGGGCGTTATGGCCGGCTGGTGCCGGTGGGGGATGCCGACGCACTCGCCGCCGCCATGCACGCGACCCTTGACGAAACGCCGGATCCGGACCGCCAGCACGCCCGCGCGGCGTATTTCTCCGTGGACCGGGCCGTGGATGCCTATCTGGACCTGATGCTCGATGAGCGCGCTGCCGCTTTCAAGCGCACGGCGGCCTGAGGGACTCGTGGCGCGGGTCGCCATCTTCGTGTCGTCCTGGCCGCACGGTGCGATTCAGCGGCTGATGCTGAATCTGGCCGAGGAATTCGCCGCCGCCGGGCACCGGATCGACCTGCTGGCGCCGCGCGGCAGCGCTCCGGCCGAGGGCCTGCCGGCCAACATGCACCTGGTCACGCTCGCGCCACGGCTGTCGGCTCTGCCTGGCGTTGGCCGGCACAAGCGCTGGTTCGTGCCAGTCGCCCTGCCGGCGCTGGTGCGCTACCTGCGCCGCGCTCGACCGGCTGCGCTGCTGAGCGGTGGCGAGTGGCCGAACGTGGTCGCGCTGGCCGCCCGGCGCCTGGCGGGTAGCCCGACGCGCGTGGTGGTGTCCGAGCACGTCCACGTGGGCGCATCCACGGCCGGCGCCGCGCAGCGCAAGCCCCGCCGCCTGCTGCCTAGGCTGATGGCGCGGCTTTACCCGGGCGCCGACGCCATCGTCGCGGTATCCGAAGGCGTGCGCCAGGATCTGCTGGAGCGCTTTCCCCTGCCACCGTCGCAGGTCCACACCGTCTACAACCCGGTCATCACGTCGGCGCTGCTCGCCGCGCGCGACGCGCCGCTGGACGACCCGTGGTTCGTGCCGGGCGCGCCGCCGGTGCTGCTCAATGTGGCGCAACTGCGCGTCCAGAAAGACCAGGCGACCCTGCTGCGGGCATTCGCCATGGTAAAAAAAAGACGCCCAGCGCGCTTGCTGATCCTGGGCGAAGGCAACCAGCGTCCGGCACTCGAAGCTCTGACTCAAGAACTGGACATCGCGGCCGATGTACGCCTGGCGGGCTTCGTGTCCAATCCCCTGGCGTATATGCGCCGGGCGCGGCTGTTCGTTCTGTCATCACGCTACGAGGGCTTCGGCAACGTGCTGGCCGAGGCGCTGGTCTGCGGCTGCCCCATCGTCAGCACTGACTGTCCCTCCGGTCCCTCCGAAATCCTGGAGCACGGAAACTACGGGCGGCTCACGCCGGTAGGCGATGCAAATGCACTGGCCGCTGCCATTCTGGCCGCCATGGAAGAACCCGTCGAACTGGCCGGACTGGAGCAACGTGGCCTGGAATTCAGCGCTGCCGCTGCAGCGAGACACTATCTCCATTTACTGATAGATAATCCAGCATCATGAGCATCCCCCGCGTCAGCGTAATCATGCCGGTCTATAACCGCGCCGCGATGGTCGTGGCTGCGGCGCGCAGCGTGCTGAGACAAACCTTCACCGATTTCGAGCTGATCGTGGTCGACGACGCCTCCAGCGACGGCAGCGGCGCAGCGGTCGCCGAACTCGGCGACCCTCGTGCGATCGTGCTTCACACGCCAGTTAACGTCGGCGCCGGAGGGGCACGCAACCTCGGCCTTGCCAGCGCACGCGGCGAATACATAGCGTTTCTCGACAGTGATGACCTGTCCCTGCCGCATCGCCTCGCGCGGCAGGTGGCGTTCCTTGATGTCTCCCCAAGAATCGGTCTGGTGGGATCCTGGTCCGCGGTTATCGATAGCGCGGGCAAGCACACCGGCCGACTGCGCCGCTACCCCTGTATGCACGCCGACATCGAGGCCCGGCAGCTGTTCCGCTGTTGTATTCCCCAGTCCTCGGTCCTCGTGCGCCGCGAGTTACTGGGCAACGACCCCTACGATGTTGCACACCGTTACGGCGAGGACTGGGCGCTTTTTCTGAACCTTGCCCAACGCACACGTCTGGCCAATCTGCCAGAGGCGCTGATCCTGTCCCGCCGCCACTCCGGCCAACTAAGTGCCGATTGCCAGAAGAGGGAAGCGCTGGCCGGGATCGTGGCCGGTCCTGTGCGGGCGTTAGGACTGAACACGGACCAGAACTCGCGCTTACGACATCTCGAACTTGCGCGTAGAACCCAGGTCGACGGCGCATTCCTGGCCTGGGCACACGACTGGCTGCGGAAAATCCTGGCGGCCAATGCGCGTTTTGGCCGCTACGATAAAGCGGCCCTGTTGAGAGCCACCGGACAAGTGTGGCTCAGGCTCCTTACACGGACGCGGCCAGTACATACAGCGGCAAGTGCACTGGCGTGGCCAAATACCAGAATCAGTATTCTCTCGTTATGGAACGCGGAGTCGGGAAATCGGCCGTGACCATGGCATCGCCATCCGCGACGGTCGCACTGCTGCTGCAATCGCTTACGGGTGGCGGAGTTGAGCGGTCAACACTGCGCCTGGCGCGTGAATTAACCCGCCGAGGCCTGGTGGTTGACCTTCTGGTCTGCCGGCCGCGGGGTGAGCTGGCCAATTCAGTGCCACAGGGTGTGCGGATAATCCCACTCGCGGAGGTCGGTACGGTCGCGGGTCGGCTTGCCGCACTGCGGGCCGCCGGCCGTGACTGGCCGCTGCTGTTGCGGCCGGTGCTTCTGGCATTACATGCCTCACGGGCGCTGCGCCATCTGCCGGCGTTGGCCCGATACCTGGAGCTCGAACGCCCGGCCGCGCTGCTGTCGGCCAAAACCTCAATCAACCTCATGGCGCTGTGGGCGCGGCGCTTGGCGAGGGTACCGACCCGGCTTGTCCTCAGCGAGCGGGTGCAACTGTCCTCAGTCACCACGCCCGACCGGCCAGCCAAACGCAGCAGACTACCCCAATTGGCTGCACGTTTTTACGGCGAGGCAGACGCTATCGTGGCAGTATCGACCGGGGTGGCGGATGACCTGGCCCGTGTCACCGGCCTTGATCGGGGGCGGATATCCGTCATCTACAACCCGGTCGTGGGTGATGATTTCGTCACCCGAAGTACCGAACCCGCACCACACGCCTGGCTCACAGACGACGGCCCGCCCGTGGTACTGACGGTCGGCCGCCTGCACGATCAAAAAGACTACCCAACGTTGCTGCGGGCCTTCGCTACGCTTCGGGCCCGCCGCCCTGCACGCCTGCTGATCCTGGGCGAGGGACCCCGGCGCGGCGAACTAGAACGGCTGGCCTCCCGACTTGGCATCGATGCGGAGCTGTCGATGCCCGGCTTTTGCGCCAATCCGCTGCCTGCGATGGCTCGGGCAGCGGTGTTTGCCCTGACATCCCGGGCTGAGGGTTTCGGTAACGTGCTGGTAGAGGCTCTGGCAACCGGTTGCCCGGTCGTGAGTACCGATTGCCCCTCAGGTCCAAGGGAGATCCTCGGTGGCGGCCGGTATGGCCGGCTGGTTCCGGTAGGCAACGTTGAAGCAATGGCAGAGGCGCTTCGGATCACCCTGAATGAACCACCCGACCGCAACCGATTACGCGCCCGCGGCGCCGAGTTCAGCGTGGCGCGTGCGGCCGACTCTTATCTTGCGGTGCTGCTTCCCGAACGCAGCGCTGACTATTGCTGAGCGTACTCGATCCACTCTCTCACCCCACGTGGCTGGCGCTCGACACACTCAGGCCGCGTTCGCAAGCAAGGCGTCAAAATACGCAATCGTGTAACTCAATCCTTTGCGCAGCGCGGTCTGGGGTTCCCAGCGCAGGTGCTCACGGGCACGTGTGATGTCAGGCTGGCGCTGACGCGGATCGTCGGCCGGTAGCGGGCGCGACTGAATGACCGAGCGTGAGCCAGTGAGTTCGAGCACCAGTTCGGCCAGTTCCCGGACGGTGCACTCCACCGGATTGCCCAGGTTTATCGGACCGGGGAAATCGGCCGGGGAATCCATAAGCCGAACCAGGCCGTCGACGAGATCGTCCACATAGCAGAACGAACGCGTCTGCTGCCCATCACCAAACACGCTCAGCGCCTCACCCTTGAGGGCCGCCACGATGAAGTTGGACACCACGCGGCCATCGCTCGGGTGCATACGCGGGCCATAAGTATTGAAGATGCGCGCCACTTTGACCTCCAGTCCGTGCTGCCGGTGGTAGTCAAAAAAAAGCGTCTCGGCGCAGCGCTTGCCCTCGTCATAGCAGGCGCGAATGCCAACCGGATTCACCCGTCCCCAGTAGGACTCGTCCTGCGGATGCACCTGCGGGTCGCCATACACCTCGCTGGTCGATGCCTGCAGGATGCGCGCTCCGGTGCGCTTGGCCAGTCCCAGCATGTTGATCGCGCCATGCACGCTGGTCTTGGTCGTCTGTACCGGATCATGCTGATAGTGGATCGGCGAGGCCGGACAGGCCAGGTTATAGATCCGACTCACCTCCACATACAGGGGAAAGGTCACGTCATGGCGCATCAACTCAAAGCTGGGGTTATGCAGGAGATGGCGAATGTTGTCCTTGCTGCCGGTGTAGAAGTTGTCCACGCACAGCACATCGCTGCCGTGCGCCAGCAGTCGGTCGCACAGATGGGATCCCAGAAAGCCCGCGCCCCCGGTGACCAGAACTGTTTCCCGCATAAGCGTGCCCTCAACGTTGTGGTGTGGCCTGTCGGCGCTGCACCAAGGCATGCAGCCACGAACAGACCTTCACCACCCGACCCGCAGCCAGTTGCGGCGAGAACCTTGGCGCTTGAGCAGCTCCCCCGCAGCGCGAAGCATTCCGCCGGCTGGACCTTTCGCCGCCCATCTCGCGACTGCTGTCGGGCCAATACGCCGCCGGGCACGCAGGCATAACGCCAGCCATACGCTGGCCGCGGTTTGCTGCAGGGCATCCTGCGGATACACCGAAGCATCCCGGTTCGCAGCCAGTAACCGGCTCAGCCAGCGCGAGGCCCACTCAAGATAGTCGGCATCCGCGTACAGGCGTTCCCCGTCGTACACCTTGGCGGCGAGCGCGATGTGCTTGCGCAAGTCCTCGTCGCTCGGCTCCACCCCCAGACGCAGCAACATTTCGCGCACCAGCACGCTGCGGTGCGCTTCGGTTTGAGTCCTGTGCACGCTGGTGATGTTCGTACTGTGCTTACGGTAGGTGCCAAGCACTTGGGGCAGGTTGGCCAGAGAATGGTGATCCGCGATATGCACCCAGTCCGCATAATCGTGCGCGTGGCCATAGCGCGTATCCGACGGGAAAGCGCGCAGCACGGCGGCGCGCGCCATCACCGTCGGCCTGTGCAGAGCGCAGCGAAACAGCAATTCGCTGCGCACCCGTTGCGGCTTGAGCGGGTTGTATACCGGCCGCTTGGGGGCCCCGGTGACGCGGTCCAGCGGCACGTAGGCGGTGCCCACGACTGCCACTTCCGGATTCCGGTCAAGATAGTCCACCTGCTGCGCCAGCCGCTGGGGGTGCATCAACTCATCGCTGTCCATGATCGCGATGAGGTCTGCGGCTGCCGCCTCGACGCCGCGGTTGTGGCTGGCCGCGACTCCGGCATTCACGGCATTGCGCAGCAAATGCACGCGCGCGTCACCCAGCCCACCGACGACGCCGGCAATGTCCTGCGTCGAAGCATCGTCCACCACAACGACTTCAAAATCGCGCCAACTCTGCGCAAGGACTGAAGTTAGCGCCTGGTGCAGCAACTGCGGGCCGTTGTAGACCGGAATAACAACACTGACACGGGGCGTCCGCTGCTGCGGTGGCGACATTTCAGTCATTTGACGACCGCCAGAACGGGATGACCCGCATCAGCCATGAAGTCGACCGGTGCGACGCGGATCAATCCCCGACCACAATACGGGCAATTTCCGGACTCGGGAACATCAGTTCCAGCCAGTTGTCGGCCAGCGGCTGGATGACTTCCACGAACAAACCGGCCAGCGGCTTGCCGCCGTCGAAATAGGCAAAGTTCATCAGACCCGGGATGCTGGCCGACTGGCCGACCACGATGCCGCGCGGAGCGAGCGTTGCGGCGGCGCGCTCGAAGTCCTGCGGCGGAGCCAGGCTGACCATGATGTGATGCACGCACTCGCCGCGCCGATCCAGGGCGTCGCGGTAAACCGTGGGTCCGGTCAGCGGCTCGACCAGTTCGAAGCAGGCGCCGTCCCGGCGACCGATAGCCAGGCGCGCCGTATGCTCGACCTGTTCGCCGTAGTACTCGCAGCCGGGCATCTGCGAGCTGTCGATGCCGATATCCACCCAGGCTTCGACGCCCAGCAGCTCGCGAAAACGCGCCTTGGCGGCGTCCAGGTCGCGCACCATCATCGATACTTGGTAAAGCTTTTGCACCGGCAGAACGGCTTCGCCCGGCAGGTGCAGCGCCTCGCCGTACGGGGCCAGTGCCGGTGCGTCTGCGAATACCAGGGTCAGGCCGCCCAGCGCCTCGCGGCTGGCCAGCAGGCGGCGCTGGCCGCCGTTTTCGGAATGCTGCGCGCTGGTGGCGATGCCGGCTTGCGTCTGCGCCGCTTCGAGTGCCGGCCAGCCGGCCGCCGGCACCACCACATGGCTTGGCCCCTCACCGCAGGCTGCCAGCAGCTCCGCCCACGGACCAGACCTGGGCTCGATCAATTCGAACCCGACGCCGTTGGCGGAACCGGTCGCTTGCCGGTGAGCAAACTCGCGTCCGTCCGTGGTCTGGCCGGCGCACTCGGCGATTCGCCAATCGTTGATGCCAAAAAAGCGGGCGTATTCGGCCGCGGCGGCGCGGCAATCGCGGGTCAGCACGCCGACTCGGGCAATCGCGGTAACCGGTAGCGACATGGTGGCCTCCTCAGGCATTTGATCCGCGGGCAACGATGGCCGCGGCACAGGGATGTGCCGCCATTTGCGGCCCCTGGGCTGCAAATGAAGGAAACCGAAAATCACATTTTTCGGTTTCCGTGGGTCCGGGAAGTCCAGGATGGACTTATCCGGACCATCAATCAGAGATTCGGCGGTATGAACAGCATCGCGATCATCATCATGATGCCGATCGGCACGCCAACCATGAATGAATACCCGGCGAAACGGCCGAAACGGACGCCCGTGATGGCGACGATCGGTATCGCCATGTACGGGTGGATCAGATTGGTCAGCGAGCCACCGTGCATGTAGGCGATCAGCGTGGTGGTCACGGACACGCCCAGCTCCCGAGCCGCGGGAATGATGTACGGCGCCTCAATGATCCATTTCGACCCGGCCGACGGCACGAAAAAGTCCATGATGCCGGAGTAGATGTAAACCACCAACGGGAACATTTCCTGGTTGGAAAAGCGCACGAACAGACCGCTTAGCCAGTGGCCAAGATCGGTGCCTACCATCAGGCCAAAGATGCCGCCATAAAACGGGAACTGCAACACGACCCCGTAGGCCGAATCCAGGCCCCGGCGCACCGCCTGCACGAACGACAGCGGATTGCCATGCAGCAGCAGCGCCAGGCCCAAAAACACGGCGTTGTAGGCATTGATATTCCAGGCCCGGGCAAAGCCCTGGGTCTGCATGTTGTAGCCCAAGGTGAACAGGATCATGCCGCCGGCCAGATAACACCACACAGCGCGGTTCTCCAGCCAACTGGCCGGCGTTGCGCGCTCGGCCTCGATGCTCGGCGGCTGCGGCAGGATGGCGTCCAGGCGCGCGGCATCCAGCGTCACCACCGGCGTCTTGCCGCGCGGATGCAGCGCGCAGATGGCCGCGATGCTGACCACTGACAGCAGCACCAGCAACATCAGGTTGTAGTGTGCGAACACGGTCTCGGTGACCGGGTACAGGCGATCGACGATGGGACTGCCGCTCGCCGGTTTGATCATGGGGTTGTCGGCAGTGGCCATGATCAGCGCCGCCGAGCCCGACAAGGCGGCGTTGGTGACGGTACCGACACCCATGAACGCCGCGGCGCACAACACACGGATGTCGGTTTTCGGATTGCGCCGCGCCACGAACGGGATCAGCAGCGCACTGACCACGAAACACAGTGCCCAGTTCAGCAGGCCGGTTACCGTGGTCGTGACCGCCAGCAGCAGCACCGCCTGCACCGGCTTGTCGGGATTGGGAATGCGCGCCAGGCGGTCGAACATCCAGAAGCCCGGCCGCGACATGACACAGGCATAGGCCGCAAACACCGAGATCGAGAACTGCATGGTGATCTGCAGCAGGCCCCACATGCCGTTGCCCCAGGCCGTTACCGCGTGCAGCGGCTCCACGCCGGCCCCGAACACACCCAGCGCCAGCGCGATGGCAGTCAGCACCATGCACACCACCCAGGCGTCCGGAATGTAGCGCTCGGCCACGCCCGAGGCGGCGTTCCCCGCCCGGCTGAAGGCTTCCAGCAATGCCATGCATTTCTCCTGTATTTGAAGCGCTGAATAAATCCATCCTGGATTTCTCAGCGCGCGCTGCGCCCGGTGCCGGGCGCAGCTACGCCGAATGCTCCAGCGTTTCCCAGATCACGCGCCTGTCAGGTCGGGATTTTCTTTTGCAGCCGGGCGCTGAATTTCTCGGCGTCGATCACGAACCGCTCGTGGGTGCCTTCGGTGATCGTGTCCACGCCGTCATGGGCACTGACGGTAAATTTCAGCCGCTTGCCGTCGACCTCGTCCAGGCGCGCCTGCACCGTCACCGTAAGACCTGGCGGCGTGGCCGCCAGGTGCGAGACGTTGATGTGGGTACCGACGCTCTGCTCGGCCGGCCAGTCCAGATGCGGCTTGATGGCGTCGATGCAGGCCCACTCCAGCAAGGCCACCATGTAGCCGGTGGCAAACACCCGCGGCATGGCCTGGAAATCGGGCGCTTCCGGATAGATGCTGGGCACGGTCTTGGCATCGGTGACGACGAACTGGAACTCGTGCATCAGGCCGGGTTTCAGACTCTCTTTCATGGTATTGGGTCCGGTCCGATTTTGTAGCTTGGGTCAGGCGCAGCCGTAACCCAACGATCTACGGGTCAAAGGGTGCCGTCTGTCGGGTTACGCCACCTCGCGCCTAACCCAACCTACGATTGTTGTTTCTATTGCCAACTTGAACTAATCGCCAAAACGCGCCAGCGCGTCGATCAGCGTGGTCGGCGTACCGACCGGCGGGACCACTATGGGATTAAGGTCCAGTTCCTTGAGGCTGTCGCGGTGGTCGTAGGCGAACTGCGACAAGCCCACCAGGGTGGCAACCAGGGAAGTGGTGTCCAACGCCGGCTTGCCGCGGTAGCCGTCAAGAATCTTGCGCACGCCGATACGGTCGATCATTACCTCGGCCTGCGCCGGCGTAATGGGGCACAGTGCATGGGCATGCTTGTCGAACAGCTCGGCCAGTATGCCGCCGGCACCCAGGGTCAGCACTGGCCCGGCCACATGATCGGCAACCACCCCGGCCAGCAGTTCCAGGCTGTCCGACAAGTCCATCATCGGCTGGGCAATGATCGACCACGTGGCCAGCTTCTGCTTTTTGGCAATGGCGGTCAGCGTCTTGACCGCCGCCGCGCACGCCTCGGCGTCCGCGATACCGATCTTGACCGCGCCGTACTCGGTCTTGTGCGGCAGGGCTGGTGATTCGAGCTTCACC contains the following coding sequences:
- a CDS encoding ELM1/GtrOC1 family putative glycosyltransferase, whose amino-acid sequence is MPSEQTPVRIFLGTEPAQYRAERVFMYALHQVRNPARVYEVYRMSRLPGFDQGRWRTGFTNFRFAIPQLAGSCGRAIYNDVDQIYTGDPGTLFDLPMGDAGYLALTAADTAVMLLDCARMAVVWTLERARRLDKKNLLELAAEQRGLWAPLPTQWHARDTEYQAGFTQCLHYTALNLQPWQPAPDQYSYHPHPLGELWLDLERSADAAGYQIFSAQAPSRAFADGAARLASAPRHVAPADLADFARLTDSTDVATLGPLDLNAVAGMSGRPLRPEMLGTATADLIGFARLDQCPPDDLPWLIETLFAAAHKAVYLMVDRAAAQEPANDDAYWRWLLQRVARRHPGRCWRIDLLDAAGHCQRSLVADFAARSGRPNVWLLYGKHAGDNAQLDVLAAELAWPTQVRRLHFSILSRLPGWLKGASRCGLQGSNPALAPPWPGLVLAAGRRSGNVARWIVRQSGGSTRSVLIGRPRAPLAAFDLVLTTPQYGLPARSNVLHLPVPLGRLAAPDATLLDQWRERWSALPRPWIGLLVGGDRAPYRLDPATARRLGEAASTLTTTTGGSLLVTTGPRTRPAAADALFAALPASAFRHRYAAEQADNPYPAVLALADQFLVTSDSASMLGEAAATGKPLAVFPLPAQRRPVQGLFRWLESRLGLIERAVGSRGTARQQNALGRAYDRLLAAGIVSRERDLAALRQALGVVTLPEEPAPPLLSPALLGRAQREGVERVRELLAAGHTKP
- a CDS encoding glycosyltransferase; its protein translation is MASPSATVALLLQSLTGGGVERSTLRLARELTRRGLVVDLLVCRPRGELANSVPQGVRIIPLAEVGTVAGRLAALRAAGRDWPLLLRPVLLALHASRALRHLPALARYLELERPAALLSAKTSINLMALWARRLARVPTRLVLSERVQLSSVTTPDRPAKRSRLPQLAARFYGEADAIVAVSTGVADDLARVTGLDRGRISVIYNPVVGDDFVTRSTEPAPHAWLTDDGPPVVLTVGRLHDQKDYPTLLRAFATLRARRPARLLILGEGPRRGELERLASRLGIDAELSMPGFCANPLPAMARAAVFALTSRAEGFGNVLVEALATGCPVVSTDCPSGPREILGGGRYGRLVPVGNVEAMAEALRITLNEPPDRNRLRARGAEFSVARAADSYLAVLLPERSADYC
- a CDS encoding UDP-glucuronic acid decarboxylase family protein is translated as MRETVLVTGGAGFLGSHLCDRLLAHGSDVLCVDNFYTGSKDNIRHLLHNPSFELMRHDVTFPLYVEVSRIYNLACPASPIHYQHDPVQTTKTSVHGAINMLGLAKRTGARILQASTSEVYGDPQVHPQDESYWGRVNPVGIRACYDEGKRCAETLFFDYHRQHGLEVKVARIFNTYGPRMHPSDGRVVSNFIVAALKGEALSVFGDGQQTRSFCYVDDLVDGLVRLMDSPADFPGPINLGNPVECTVRELAELVLELTGSRSVIQSRPLPADDPRQRQPDITRAREHLRWEPQTALRKGLSYTIAYFDALLANAA
- a CDS encoding glycosyltransferase, coding for MSALPLSSARRPEGLVARVAIFVSSWPHGAIQRLMLNLAEEFAAAGHRIDLLAPRGSAPAEGLPANMHLVTLAPRLSALPGVGRHKRWFVPVALPALVRYLRRARPAALLSGGEWPNVVALAARRLAGSPTRVVVSEHVHVGASTAGAAQRKPRRLLPRLMARLYPGADAIVAVSEGVRQDLLERFPLPPSQVHTVYNPVITSALLAARDAPLDDPWFVPGAPPVLLNVAQLRVQKDQATLLRAFAMVKKRRPARLLILGEGNQRPALEALTQELDIAADVRLAGFVSNPLAYMRRARLFVLSSRYEGFGNVLAEALVCGCPIVSTDCPSGPSEILEHGNYGRLTPVGDANALAAAILAAMEEPVELAGLEQRGLEFSAAAAARHYLHLLIDNPAS
- a CDS encoding glycosyltransferase family 2 protein, whose amino-acid sequence is MSIPRVSVIMPVYNRAAMVVAAARSVLRQTFTDFELIVVDDASSDGSGAAVAELGDPRAIVLHTPVNVGAGGARNLGLASARGEYIAFLDSDDLSLPHRLARQVAFLDVSPRIGLVGSWSAVIDSAGKHTGRLRRYPCMHADIEARQLFRCCIPQSSVLVRRELLGNDPYDVAHRYGEDWALFLNLAQRTRLANLPEALILSRRHSGQLSADCQKREALAGIVAGPVRALGLNTDQNSRLRHLELARRTQVDGAFLAWAHDWLRKILAANARFGRYDKAALLRATGQVWLRLLTRTRPVHTAASALAWPNTRISILSLWNAESGNRP
- a CDS encoding glycosyltransferase encodes the protein MNTAAKVPRLALLISGLGLGGVQRTMLTLAGGLADRGLAVDLLVPDDRGPFRRLIPANVRLVNLSRWWLRVPVIRARKRRKALLMAPAIADYLRRERPDALLSASHYVNLAALWGRELAGTGTRLVISQRTQLSVAITNSKLPLLRRRPLLAWMTRRYYPRADAIVAVSDGVADDLAEVAHLPRPRVVTVYNPTDLAYIATRAAEPAPHLWLEDGGAPVIVAVGRLAAQKDFTTLLRAFAQMKATRPARLLILGEGRLRPQLEALARELAISDVVALPGYAENPFAALARAQLFVLSSRYEGLPGALIQALACGCAVVSTDCPSGPLEILDHGRYGRLVPVGDADALAAAMHATLDETPDPDRQHARAAYFSVDRAVDAYLDLMLDERAAAFKRTAA